The Anastrepha ludens isolate Willacy chromosome 2, idAnaLude1.1, whole genome shotgun sequence DNA window ccctagcagaaactgcttgccgagcatttcgTTGTGCTCCTTTACAGGGAGCATGTGAGCCTCGTCGTGCAGGTGTTGGATTGCGGACAttaggagacatcctgtcgcggtcctaatagcagtattttgacaagtctggagcttcgtccactgcgtatcactggttccaggcgaccagacaggtgcagcatagtttagaaccggtcgacctattgctttgaaagtcgacagcaacatttctttgtctttgccccaagtgctgccggcaagcgacttgaggaccttgttgcgattctgtaccctcgttgcaatagcggttgtgtgcgctgagaaggagagcaagctgtcaaaggtgactcccaatattCTTGGGTTATTTACCGTtggtattggggtatcatcgacgtgcacctgaagttgcagcttgacctcctttgtccaggtggtaaaaagggtcgccgtagatttagtgggagaaagttttaagtttctcgcagtgaagaagcgagaaaggcgggcgaggtagtcgtttactttggcgcataggccatcaatgtcattgcccgacgccattatcgtgcagtcgtcggcgtatgagaccagtgagactccctctggtggctgggggtgtttcgaaatatagaaattaaaaagcaagggtgaaaggacaccaccctgcgctactccttgctttatttttctctgttttgacgtttggtctcgaaatatcaccgacgagtgaggaccactcaggtagttcgcggtccacctcttcagccctggcgggagtgtcgactgtaaaatgtcatctagtagcgtggcgtggctgactgtatcgaaagccttttgaaCGGTGACGCTCGTTCATCAGAGCggctgcttcagctgggaaattgggacgtaattcccggatccgtccagcaggtatgaagcgagccgcggcgtaTGGCAAGCAGGTATGGGCAAGTGAATGCAaccgatagcataggtcgccaggttatgctatttatcagaccagcgctagcaattgttatgtcaggcgagctgctgcaattgcccactaccctggtgggggcgtcgtcgtttacagtgctgaacgtcgaatcgtctatctgctctgccaatagctgtcccctacgatcatttggcaggcttgaatgccaaagatcgtgatgcgcgttaaagtcacctactaccaatcagttttctcccctgatgagcgcaccaatatcagggagatatcctgccgggcagcaggggacagggggtatgtaaatattatatatttcgagctcggcaacGCCTGACCGgacgttctaaggtgctgtccctgcggtcgatgccttcatcgataagacgatactgcactgaatggtggactatgaacgctaggccaccaccgttatctcgctcgcggtcctttctGTGCACATTGTACCGTCCCTGGTGATCAGGGGTGAGCTAGCGTGCTGTTTtgtctcctggaccgcagctatcttaattccgaaccggctcatgaagtcgactatctcgtcaatcttgctcgtaagtccgttgcagtttagttgcagaagcttgaagcttcgcgggaggGTTGTCGtaactcggggggtgagggatgcgtgatgttgtctgcgttggtcctgctgtgcgttccgcaacaAAGGGTGTGGCCTGATGTTGGCTGGtggtaattataatttaataaataaataataataataataacaaccaaGACACATCCCTTCATAAAGCAATAGGAATAGCAGACAAAGAACTAACGCCCCTTAACCTCAACAACCAAAGACTTATTCTACCAAAACATACAATAGAAGAAACCCTAGCAGcatggaaacaaaaacaaatacacggAAAACACCcacatataataggactatcaataagttcgtgcggttttttttcgaaatttgaaactttattgacgtaaaatggttacaaatttaatattcaaaatattgtccatcgcttactactactttttcccatctttctggcaattcacggattccctttgtgtaaaattcggtcggttttgccgcaatccacgaatcgatccattttttgacttcatcgtaattacggaagtgctggtcagccaggccatgttgcatcgatcggaagagatagtaatcggatggcgcaaggtctggactatacggcgggtggggtaggacatcccatttgagcgtttctaagtatgttttgaccacttgtgcaacatgtggccgagcattgtcatgttgcaaaataactttgtcgtgtctatcggcgtattgcggccgtttttctcgcagtgctcggctcaaacgcatcaattgtcgtcggtagacatcccccgtaatcgtttcattcggtttcagtagctcataatacacaacacccagctggtcccaccagatacacagcataaccttcaggccatgaatattctgcgccgacgtcgatgttgaagcatggccagggtatccatacgttgcccgacgttttggattgtcgtaatggacccacttttcatcgccagtcacaattcgatgcaaaaaaccctttcttttgtgccgttgaagcagttgttcgcatgccataaaacggcgttcaacgtctcttggcttcaattcatacggcacccaatggcctacctttcggatcattcccatggcttttaaacgtttggaaatggttgattgatcaactcccaaagtttttgcaacctcttcttgcgtttgagccggatcttgatcgagcaattcctccaattcggtatccatgaactttggcggcgcaccctcgcgttcttcgtcttccaagccaaaatcaccacttttaaagcgtgcaaaccacttctggcacgttcgctcagatagagcatgctcaccataaacttccaccaagatacgatgactttcggctgcttttttcttcatattaaaataatgaagaagaattccccgcaaaaacacattatttggcacgaaattcgacattttcaagtgtggtaaaaatattgttgtttacgcttcaaataaaaaacttatactgacgtttgtgccttacgacagtagctctccaatgaatgtttggaaatgtggatcgatggaataataatcaagttacgccatctgttgtaaaaccgcacgaacttattgatagtcctattagttaacAATGTCAACATAGATCAGCAAAACACATATACGTGGCTAAGAAAAGGAGATCTACAAGCAGAAACAGAAGGATTCATCATTGGAATACAAGACCAAATCATAGCCACAAGAAACTACagaaaatacataataaaagaTTCAACCAATCCGACAGATGCCGTAAATGTAACATATACACAGAAACTATAGACCATCTAACAGCGGGATGCCCAATGCTCGCTGGGACAAAATACACACAAAGACACAATACAGTAGCCAAAATCCTCCACAAGGAAATAGCCACATTTCTGAACTTAACTAATGACACAACACCATATTATGAATATACACCTGAAACCATACTAGAAAACGAAGACTTTAAACTATACTGGGACAGAACCATATAAACTGATAAGACAATAATAGGCAATAGACCAGATATAACAATCAtagataagaaagaaaaaaccacACAGTTCATTGAAATAAGTGTCCCTAATGACGTTAATATACACAgcaaatatacagaaaaaattgaaaaatacataGAGCTTGCgcaagaaatcaaaaacatatggaaacaaaatgaagtgaaaatagTGCCAATTATTATTTCAGGAACAGGAATATTACACAACACTTTCATACAAAacctaaaatcaataaatataaacgaaaaaacacacgcacaaatacaaaaagctgTTATACTGAAAACTTGTAATATAGTAAGGTCCTTTCTAAACCagatctattaaaattttacactcTTACAACATTACTACCACGTAACACAAAACAACAGAGCATTGTCCCTTGATACCGATATCCGTTTTCTCTGtcaattgcgaatggtagtcacgcaccaacccattcggctactgcggccgCGCGGCTCTAACCTCTtaacgttttataaaaatacagctCATACATCAAATACCATTtggataaaaatttcaaaccttttaggCCCGCGGTTGTATAGccaattcaattttagtataataaagtgcaagtttgaagtggttcAAAATTCTCGTTGACATTTGATGTTTTTTCTTCCCGAAGGTGTTGCCTATTTTATCAAGACATAATGCATTAAATTTAGGCAATTgcgcagtaaagtcctctctcggcgactaaaactaacactctacaaggctctcatcatacccgtcctaacgtatggcgcagaagccaTACTTTTGCTGGTTTGTTTTATTACATGGCTAAATCGACTTGACTCCTTAGTCACCAGTGCGGAAGGAGATCAAGGATATTGATAGTGTGAGGTGAGACGGCATCACATCCGAGAATCCGCCTGCGAgcttcacttcacttcactcatataaatatttttttcaacacaTCCTGTGTATCtacttataattaaaaaaattgttgtagaagttttctatttattcTTTACGGAAGCCCTTGCCATCTTGAACGTggcatactggctaattgagaaagaGTGGCGGCGTAGCAGTATtgcagtcaagctgcactgaaagcctttGCTAACccatgctgttgttgttgtagcagcataaacattccccatacttacatacggggaatgctgctggagggagtgacagtccttggcccgatataaatccgggtcgtttcggtaacgtagaaccgactgtcgcggaaacgaagttagtcggtgaatggaagacaaaactgaacagtgttgcaaaacacaacaaagttagtcttatttgggtgcctggacattgtgtattactggctaatgaaggctctgcaagtatggcCCTAGGCCCTGAAAcatttctaggtgtcaattctgcatcgattcaactatggattgacgacttcatgaggacgttggtctgggttgaactcgtgctttgtgaaagaaccgaacaggaaaatagcgacctttctcctaaaactcagcagaacggacgtgagagtactggtgggtgaaatcacagggcacaacgtctggggtcagcatatggctgccatgggggtcgtcgacagcccgataggcctatcctgtcttgaggatgacgaccctgcagagcattttctctgtagctgtccggcgttttccagaatcagacttaggatattgggtagCGATATAGTGAGTatagataaagttcatactctccCTCTTTCGGATCTCTTcaatcaatgaatccaagagatttgtaaaagagtgacctcaaactaatttttccgtcttaccatccgcattttatctttcctatctctctattctttctacttaaatctatccgggtgtagtacgatagtctcctgactgagtgctgaCTTGTGCAACactccacaaatctaatctaatctaaacatGTGGTCGCCAAAGACTCATTCGACTGGATCCGGGTTCGAAAACCATATGAATGTGGAAAAGAAGACGCAAATTTTTAAATCGTCAATACACTTATATTTGTTTGCCCCTCTGGCAGAAACCATTGTCGGAGTCTTGTTACTTTTTGGGTATGATAAAGCGTTATTAGTTGGGTTTTCCGCTCGTTACATGTCGTGtaaaaatttgatacaaattcTGTGTAAGGACGAGTTTCTCACTTGCCGTTGTGCGCCTATATGAAAAGCTTGCGGAAATCCTCTTTTCTACAACCacagtatatttttttgtttgcttgcagACCAGCCCTCTTTTCCCTACACAATTGCGCACATGCCCCCAATGGGCTGCTTTGGATCCACAAATCTGCCCACAAAACTCGGACCTGATTGCATATATTAGTGGAAGCGATATATGGGTCACGCATACAGTCAGTGGCCATGAAGAGCGTTTGACTTTCGCGCACGATGGCCGTCGTTCTATTGCTGATGATCCTCTCAGCGCTGGTTCGCCATCACACATAATGCTGGAGGAGTTTAGTCGCTTTCAGGGCTATTGGTGGCAGCCACAGTCCGATGGTaaatgatttgaatttcgaGTGATGACTCTTGCTGATATTTCCTATGATTATTTTAAGATGGTGTTTATCGTATCGTTTATGAGGAAGTGGACGAGTCCGACGTCTGTTTGTACACATTTCCATCTTCACAAGCGATGCCCGGAGAAATGGAAGAATATCGTTTTCCCCGCGCTGGCACAGCAAACGCAAAGTCGAAATTAAAATTGGTGCAATTTGTTCTTAGTGAATCGCTACAAATTAGTGACGTTTGCATAAAGGATTTGCCGTATACGTTATCGGTGGTGTTTCCATGGCTAGAATATATTGTGCGCGTTGGATGGACGCCCGATTCTAATTAGTGAGTAACATCTGATTGTGTTGAATAAACCTTTTTTAGATCTTCAAATCAGATACCCCCTTATATAAAtgtgtaaatttattgaaattctaTATTTTAGCGTTTGGATGCAAGGCATGAATCGGAAGCAGCAACGCTTAGATGTGGTGCTTATACCATTAGATAATTTCTGTGAAACGTATACTAGTTCGGCGTCTTCGCCCTCTGGCTCAGCCGATCACTGCTGGAAAAGCCCATATTGCAGGGCTGTATCCCCAATACAGGTACTGCCCCTACCTTTTTCATATGAATTTgatgcactaaaatgcccaatTTGATACTGACTGGTCGTTATAGGTGATTTACTCACAAACTTCAGACTCCTGGGTCAATGTGCAtgatttactttactttttggAAATTACTGATACAACAGTGACCTTTTTGTGGGCCTCTGAGGAGACCGGCTTCAGACATTTATATCTCGTCACATCCAGTTTGAATGCGAGTGCGCGGAATGGCTACAAAGATACGCATACGAATgcgaataattttgaaatgagTAGTCGCACGAATTCAACCTCTTCGGCCACATCGGGCGCCATGGATATGCATACGGATTTCATTGATAGCGTGACGCTGCATCCCAGAATTATAAATAAAGTATGAAAGCAAATTTGTAGTTTTGGAAGGATtggttttaacaaaaaaaaatgtcttttagGTTGCGCTCACCTCGGGCGAATGGGAGGTTTTGCATCGATACATTTGGGTGGACAAGGTGCAACAGCTGGTCTATTTCATTGGGCTGCGCGACACGCCGCTGGAAAAACACTTGTACGTGGTGAGTTTGCAGCGGCCAGAGCACATACGTTTGCTCACTGAACCCGGCTACTCATATCAAGTGGAGTTTAATGAGGTGCGAATATTAATTATTTCGTAATTTATTGAAATGGTAAGgcactaaatttatttgctCTCAACTTCTTTACAGTCCTGTCAATTGATGTTGCAAGTTTACTGCAACATTCAGCGTTTGCCTTCCTGCAAAGTGATGCGCATTACACAAACTTGCCAGAACGGTGGCGTCAATGGCATACAACTGTCACTGGTGGGCTTTTTACATGAGGGCGGCAAGCCAGAGCCCCAATATTGCCCGCAAGTGTTCCGCCCGCAATTGCCATCAGGTGATATCGTATATGCGATGGTGTTCAAACCGCACAATTTCCACCTGGGCATCAAATATCCGACAGTGCTCAATGTGTACGGTGGTCCGGAGGTGCAAACAGTCAATAATACATTCAAAGTTGGTTCCCCAGCTGACTTCCGAAATTGACTGGTttagtaatttatttacatCTTTGCAGGGCAAGCATCAGCTGCGCATGCATATGCTGGCTGCGCAAGGCTATTGTGTGATATGCATCGATTCGCGTGGCTCACGGCATCGTGGTTTGAAATTCGAAACCCACATACGCTGTCGTATGGGTCAAGTGGAGCTTAACGATCAAGTGGCTGCGCTGCGCATATTAGCTGATCAGTTGGGCTACATCGATATGAATCGGGTGGCTATACACGGTTGGTCTTATGGTATGTtttctcaatttgttttttctatttgtgtAATGTGCATACTGTTTGTAAActtatttaaaatacattttataggCGGCTACCTCAGTTTAATGGGACTAGTGCAGTATCCAGATGTCTTCAAAATAGCAATTGCAGGGGCACCCGTTACAAATTGGGAGTATTATGATACGGGCTACACGGAACGCTATATGGATTTGCCACAGAATAATAAACGCGGCTATTCAGCGGGCTCTGTGCTTAATTATGTACACGCATTTCCCGAAGAGTAAGTGAATatcatttgaaataaaataattttttcaaataaaaggaTAATTTTCACCTTGTACTGATTATCATCTCTACACATGTTATAAAATGAAATCTCAatattatgtattatatatgtaagtaccctatgatcaaaaagtaccgggaaggtgatgttgactctTTTCTTCGGTTGCccaggcgtagtgcaccatgagtaccgtCCATCAGGCCAGACagccaataaataatattatgtgggcaaacaattctaggattttgcatgatgataacgccatcgcaccgagcccaaattgtgctggattatctgaccaaacaccaagtaaataccatcgtgcaagcaccgtaatCATCTGacatggccccgtgcgacttctttttgtttcccaagttgaaggagatttcagtcgatataggggatcaaagagaatgcgacgaaggagctgaaggccatcctttTCTCGGCCTACCAGAGGACTGGGTTAAAGGTTGGCACatatgtgttgcttcagacggttcatattttgaaggagttaaaataaatttgcccgaaatttaactctgttttgttttatttaaacatttccggtactttctgaCCATAGGGTAtataaaagttaaagaaataacaATATCCTGTTTTAagcaagaacatttttttttcatttcataaaatTACGTTGaacttcatacaaatttatttaacctTATGATTTAAACGTCTGCTTTCTGTTTTGCCCACAGAGAAAATCGTCTTCTTCTCATACACGGCCTCATCGATGAAAATGTTCACTTTTATCATACCTCTCAACTGATATCAGCGCTGAATCGTGCAAACAAACCCTATGACCTCCATGTATTCCCCGAAGAAAGGCACTCGTTGCACAACATAGAatcgaataaaaattatgagACAAAATTATTGGCTTTCCTGCAAAACTTATGAAATTGGCAACAGTATAGCATGTCAACGATGAACACAATGACAATGACAACAACGATGATGATAGCGATGTTAATGATGATGGCGTCTTGAAGTCAATGCCTATGGCTTGCATACACAGCGACGGAGCAGCATATTGCAAAAGTTGATAGTTCATAGCAGACAGCAGCAGAATTTCAGCAAAACAAGTTTGGCCACACCGGCTGTTGGGCTGCTGCTCTCGATAGTTTCAAGTGCGAacagtatattttttattttaccaaacGGCAGGCAAACCATTTATGTCttaagttattaaattttttttactactttaactattttataatttgatttgtagaacaaaaactaaattatagGTTACTTAACATTAGAAATACTACAtagaaaggaacaaaaaaaaccactaatacacctacatacatattttatatacttGTCTGATGTTACGTTTTTGTGCAAATAGTGAAAAGCAGATATGCAtatttgcaaaagaaaacagtactacaaataaaattaaagcacattatttacatatatattttaatgaaaattgtgCATACACAAGAGCCAACGTTACCGCTTACTTTAATCACCGCAGTTAGCTGATATAATCAACATAACCTCAAGTTTatcgcaaaaaacaaaaaaaaagtttaggaaGAGTGAGATGTAAAAATGGAAAGGACTTATGTTATTGTGCGAGTGTCTATTGCTGCCATTAATTAGTGctgcgaaatatatttttgtaaatctttaatttaatttattatatgtgcatgtatgtatgtatatatcatgATATGTCCAACCTAACGACCACATTGAATGCCGGCTGTTCGCTGCATCCTGGCAACAGGCATCAGGCAAACACActaatagatttattttgtatttgttatacatttgtatgtatatattttttttgagccATTCAATGTTCAGATTTACTTACAACCGACGTTGCTCACCTAACGTCTGCCTCTTAGCAAAGTGTTCAATCgattttttagtatttgtatGTGCATTGTGTCGTGTGCCGTGAAAACGGGGATGCGCAGGAATGCATACTGCATTGTGCGCGTGCTTTTAGAACATAGAAGATAACCCTGGGTCAACTGTGTGCTACTCAAGCCATACTGTATTGTGGTCTATCAACCTCAGCAGCTACGTTTGTGATGCTTGTAAGGCATTTTGTTGGTTTGGCACGCcgaatttcaaataataataaatacaaatattaagaaaaatgtcGAAGTTTaattaatagaaattatttGCTAATGAAGGCATAAACTATCTCTGTTAAAATCATGCTACTTAAATGAGAGTTACTTCAATTTCTAAATGCAAAATACTGCAGTAGAGATTTGACTTATTATTAGCGCATATTTTTGCGAATGCTAAGAAGTTAATTTCTATGTTTCGAACTGGTTAATAATAAAGCCTCAACTGGAGATGGAAATGTGCAGTTGTCAAATTATTATCGGAAATGGCTTCGGAAATGGTTATAAGTGGGGCGTAAATTTTTGACGTGAAATAAATTCTACAATAATTTACATTTCGGTTTGACGATATGCATTGAATTCCATTATTCTAGGTGAGgcttatttttttgctgctgctgcaagtaattatttaaatgtaatgtaattatacaaattaaaaaagagtaaataaataaatatactaaaATTACACGTATCGCTTATGTAAAACGCTGCAATATTAAATATAACTTAAATACCTATTTACGTTACGTATTAATAAATTCACTATTATAAACTTTTACATtacgaaaatttcgaaaatagtcGCTAGTTCATAGTAAACGcaaagataaaatatatttatttaaagagaCGAAacgttaattaattaaaaaactaaaaaaataaaaataaataaacataaataaatgaagAGAGCATCCGTAATTACTatagaaattaaattacatacacatataaataaaCTAGCGCTGAACTCATTATGTTTATTGAATTCTAAGTTTACAAACACATacgtaaaaatatacataatataacgaaataaataaaaatagaaataaaaaaaaataacgagaCTAATGctgtaaaactttttattttcgtttcgaaCCTACGGGATTTACTTATCGGCTTTAATACAAAGGGTGATCATATTGGAATAGGGTTGTTTtgatacaaggtgaagtccaaaataaacaagactagcGTCATAAAGATGTTttcgatggcgccatctttttaatgagttagtgcgttggaagttacatccctagctgacttccagtgaaagtttggtgacattcggttcagtggaagcgaagtttcTTCGTCTAaggtgtcagtatgtttgtgtcatcggcacaaaaatgagtttcgaacaaagagctagtatcaaattttgttttaaaaccggtaaaacgtttaccgaaacacttgaattgatgaaaaaagcttatggcgatgattgtctatctcctGGCAGAGATCATGGGTGGTTTTCACGTTTCAGGGATGGTTgagaggacataaatgacaatgaacatgcgGGCCTCcctcctttacaacattgtagctGGTGATGAGACGTGGTGTTTCCGACATGAATCTGAAACTGAGTGTCAAAATGCCGAATGGAAGACCCCAGacaagccaccacccaaaaatcgcgtttggagaagtcaaaaatcaattcgatgctcatttgttttgacGTTTCCAAGGAAATTGcctacaaggagttcgtgccaacggactAAATTGTCAATGCAAGTTTCTATCCTggcgttttgaagtgtttgttgcatcgcattcgtcgaattcgccgtgaataccgcgaaggaggaagctgacgCTTATTGTATTattcaccatctcatcgattcactcttgtgaccgattttttgattagaaatcgcctgatatggctccctgtgacttctacctgttcggaaaattgcatttggtcataaaagaaaaacgttttgcgtccgtagaggccatccaaacgcttgtaccgacatcctgaaggacattccggattccggtcaatgacctgaaatactctttcgaaaagcttttagatcgcgcaaaacagtgtattgaGGCtagagactattttgaataaataaactcgaaatcatcagaacaaagctccagctatttttattttagctcagtctcgtttattttggacttcaccttgttcATCACGCGTGAAATATCACTTGTGattaggcaaaccatcgtcaaaaTTGAGCATACTTTCACATTATTGGATGATACTCGACCAATTAGACCACGTGCAGCCCGAAGTGAAGAGCATATTgcggctgtaaatgagagttttgccgaagaCCCGGACGAATGGGTTCGgcgccgatctcaacaactAGGTCTAACTTATGGGACTACTTGGGCGATTTTAGGCAAACATTTTGGTTTGCAGCTATTCAAGATTTGAAGCCGCCGTTCTTCCAAAACGTCATAATGTCTGTAGTGTTTTTTTATAGTTGGACCTCCAGGGTTGCAGTGAAAGTGCGGTTTTTTGAAGTTTGATGGGACGACGATACAATTTTCAAGTATTAAAGCTAAGCTACAGGTGGTTTCACGTAATGAAATTACAACTTTCTAGTGACGAGCAGAAACAATGATTGTAAATAAGAGTTAGAATTATTATATActaaatataataaagggtctttcaaaggACGCGCTTAgatgttttgaaataaaaaatttagattctttcaagttcctttatttttattcaaaatacggctcttaacattTATaagtgccggaaaaagtagtttcgagaaaaacgaggttaaagtttgaggtacaggatcGCGCGgatcgctctctacctagttaatgggctgtagaagctataatattgggagcTTCcgtatgaaaatttcacaatataTTCCTAAAAGACTACGCTTtcgaagtatttgaaaaaaactggtcgtatataaccccttaaatatccaccatgagcacgtctacaggtaaaatccgccaaacagtcgccGTCGGTTCATGAATACCTAATTGTTGAGACCGCCGACATATCGGTGTTCAACGTTTTTTGCCcccactttgcgctacagcaccaatattctcaacagaacatccagtttttggtttgccagtcctttttcaCCAACCAATCAATTTTTCAGTaaccaataaattttttcacGTCATCAGTTAAGCTACTGGAGAGGGTCCAAACGTCTGCCCTCATTGAAATCATGGGATCGCTACTCTAGCGCTCACCGCTATGCTGACAattcacattcgggcagctgcgattcgtttctggaccgtctcaaggccatagtcgaGGAaagaggtggtcatatcgagcaaaagtaaactgattcttaatttttttttaattttttattattttcacacattttttacgttGAATTGAATACAAGAATTTTTccgaactaaatttatgaccctttcaattggttacacttcgagtgccgtacCCTGTCAGCTAATCAGCCGTAGGTGCAGCTGTGAGGCGACAAGACGTGCATACTGC harbors:
- the LOC128863239 gene encoding dipeptidyl peptidase 9, yielding MDTSLTQQRNRLQSAPTTTTTSAASIAPLSSSISGTSAILTNHINNSNNVGNINASSPLAELSAQSPPAERITTFLELMNATNSLAELSESPPSERITTTSFIDFLDGFTSRVSGDRTQSAASTPSSISSLGTTANALYSSLGQALNSLTSPISTVAAAAHATTAEAAAVVVAAASALSNHLSSPTSGKPPNMDELDDDDDCEDDDEDDNRHVPAPTPKKTWSEIKAIVNDMRKQLINLSSMMPSNIQFRTLSDGRVRCYFLSTPPNAWEPTLLYADINMNAAEETVAQSDSSTSDMDGIVAGASVGSGIGITKGGSTSEDVAGSRLPTPVSSQTSSPVLGSSFARYSQSKRLQWKIVLQQPMSSVFAATASGGVNPWSREFQLLQERKRLSTWGITSFELHKPSGKIVFPCFSDLYQCLDTGYNTSPLFPTQLRTCPQWAALDPQICPQNSDLIAYISGSDIWVTHTVSGHEERLTFAHDGRRSIADDPLSAGSPSHIMLEEFSRFQGYWWQPQSDDGVYRIVYEEVDESDVCLYTFPSSQAMPGEMEEYRFPRAGTANAKSKLKLVQFVLSESLQISDVCIKDLPYTLSVVFPWLEYIVRVGWTPDSNYVWMQGMNRKQQRLDVVLIPLDNFCETYTSSASSPSGSADHCWKSPYCRAVSPIQVIYSQTSDSWVNVHDLLYFLEITDTTVTFLWASEETGFRHLYLVTSSLNASARNGYKDTHTNANNFEMSSRTNSTSSATSGAMDMHTDFIDSVTLHPRIINKVALTSGEWEVLHRYIWVDKVQQLVYFIGLRDTPLEKHLYVVSLQRPEHIRLLTEPGYSYQVEFNESCQLMLQVYCNIQRLPSCKVMRITQTCQNGGVNGIQLSLVGFLHEGGKPEPQYCPQVFRPQLPSGDIVYAMVFKPHNFHLGIKYPTVLNVYGGPEVQTVNNTFKGKHQLRMHMLAAQGYCVICIDSRGSRHRGLKFETHIRCRMGQVELNDQVAALRILADQLGYIDMNRVAIHGWSYGGYLSLMGLVQYPDVFKIAIAGAPVTNWEYYDTGYTERYMDLPQNNKRGYSAGSVLNYVHAFPEEENRLLLIHGLIDENVHFYHTSQLISALNRANKPYDLHVFPEERHSLHNIESNKNYETKLLAFLQNL